TCGCTTCGCATCGAGATTGAGGAGCGCGTCAAGGCCGAGGCGGAACTCAGGCAGAGCCAGCAAAGCTTCAGGACCATCTTTCTCTACAGCCCAGTTGCCGTGGGCATCATCTCGGTCCGTGACGAAGGCATCATCCAGGTGAACGAGGCCTTCTGCTCGCTGACTGGCTACACGGTGGAGCATGTCCTGGGCCGCACGTCGGCCGAGCTCGGGTTGTGGTACGACATGGAGAAGCGAAGGGAGCTGCTCGAAGAGGTTTTGGAGCGGCGGGTGGTGCTGAACCGGGAGATGGAGCTGGTGAACCGCTCCGGGGAACTGGTTCACGTGCTTTCCTCCGCCGCCCTCATCGAAGTGTTCAACGAGCCGTGCGTGCTGTGGCTGGTGCTTGACATATCGGAGCGCAAGGCGCTGGAGATGAGCATGGTCGAGGCCCGTGAACGGGCAGAGGCGGCCAACCAGGCCAAAAGCGATTTTCTGGCCAACATCAGCCACGAGATCCGCTCGCCCATGAACGCCATACTCGGGCTCACGGAGCTGGCCCTGCATCAGGACCCGCCGCCGACCCTGCGCGGCCACCTGGAAAAGGTGGCTTCGGCCAGCCACGTACTCCTCGGAATAATAAACGATCTGCTGGACCTCTCCAAGATCGAAGCCGGAAAGATGGAGTTGTTTTCCGCCCCCTTCTCGCTTGGGTCCGTTCTGGACAGGATTTCGGATATCTACGCGACCAAGGCCAAGGAAAAGGGGATCGAGTTTTCAGTGGACATCCAGGACGGTGTTCCCTTGTATCTGAGCGGAGACAGCTTGAGGCTCGAGCAGATTCTCATCAACCTGGTGGGCAATGCCGTGAAATTCACCAGCCAGGGCGGGGTGAACGTATCCGTGGGCGGCGCTGAAACAGAGCCCGGGAAGGCTACGCTCTCCTTCACCGTTACGGACAGCGGCATCGGCATGAACGAGGAGCAGATCGAACGCGTGTTCAGTCCCTTTGTTCAGGCGGACGCCTCCATGTCCCGGAAGTTCGAGGGCACCGGCCTTGGCCTGTCGATCGTGCGCAAACTCGTGGACCTGATGGGCGGGGATGTCGCTGTTCAGAGCTCGCCAGGCCAGGGAAGCACCTTCACGTTCACGGCCCGGTTCGAACTGGATACGTCCGAAGCGGTTCAGCCTGTGGCCAGCCGTGGCCAAGCCTCCGGGCTGGAAGGCCTGCGGGTTCTGGTGGTGGACGACAATGCCTTGAACAGGGAACTCACCGCGGAACTGCTCAAGATGGCGGGGGTGGACACCCGGGCAGTCGCCGGGGGCAAGGAGGCCCTGGAGGTTCTTTCAGAGGATGCCTTCGATGCCGCCCTATTGGATGTCCAGATGCCGGAGATGGACGGCTACGAGCTGTCCAGGGCCATACGCGCGCTTCCATTGCCCGGGCGCATGATTCTCCTGGCCCTTACCGCGCACGCAATGTCCGGCGACAAGGAGCGCTGCCTGGAAGCGGGCATGGACGGCTACCTCACCAAACCCGTCATGCCGGAGGTCCTGTTCGCAACGCTTCGGAAGATGCTCGGCCGCGAAAGAGGGGCCAAGGCCTGAGAAAGGGCTTGGAATACTTGCGCCCCAAAGGTATGAACCCGCCCAGGCATGACCAAACAGCCCACTGTCCGGGATATTCTCCTCAAGACTGAAACCTATCTGCGCGACAAGCAAGTCGACTCCCCGCGCCTCTCGGCCCAGGTGCTCCTGGCCACGGGGCTTGGCCTTGACCGCGTGGGACTCTTTCTCAACATGGACCGCCCGCTACGACCTACGGAGCTGGACCTCCTGCGTCCGCTGGTGGCCAGGCGGGGGGCTGGAGAACCCGTGGCCTACATTACCGGCGAACGGGAGTTCTTCAGCCTCGCCTTCGAGGTGACGCCCGACGTTCTCATCCCCAGACCGGAGACCGAGATGATAGTCGAGGAGGCCCTGCGCCGCATTCCGGGGGAGAGCGATCTGGCCTTCGCGGACCTGGGAACCGGCTCCGGTTGTCTGGCCGTGACCTTGGCCACGCATTTGCCCACGTCGCGCGGGGTGGCCCTGGACGTGAGCAAAGGCGCCCTGGCCGTGGCCGAGCGCAACGCCGTTCGTCATGGAGTCCGGGACAGATTGGAATTCGTGGAGGCCTCCTTCTCCGGCCTGCCGGCAAAGTCAGGGGGCTACGGACTCATCGTGTCCAACCCTCCCTACGTGAGCGAAGGCGAATACGGCGAACTCTCGCCCGAGGTGGCTGCGCACGAGCCCGTCTCGGCCTTGGTCCCCGGAACCACGGGCCTGGAGGCCTATCCCGGCATTGTGGAGGTCGCCTGGAGAACCCTCGCTCCGGGCGGAGTGCTCATTCTTGAAATCGGCTGGAAGCAGGGCGAAGCGGTGAAGGGTTTTCTGGAATCCGCGGATTTCGGTTTCGAAGCCGCAGCCGTCCTGCCTGATCTGGCCGGACATGACCGGATTGTGCTTGGGAAAAAGCCGGAGTAGGAAACTAACCTCTTTGCCAATTCCAGGCCAAGGTGGGAGCATGCTGGAACTCGTGGTCTTTTTGTGCGGCGCCGTGGTCATGGTGGTCGAACTGGCTGCCACGCGGGTGCTGGCCCCCTTTCTCGGAACATCCACCGTGGTCTGGACCAGCGTCATCGGCGTCATCCTGGCGGCCCTGTCCCTGGGGTACTGGTGGGGCGGGCGCCTGGCGGACAGGCATCCTTCGCCAAAAGCCCTGTCTCTGGTCATTCTCCTGGCCGCCGTGTTCACCGGCCTGATCGGCTTTTCCCGTTCATTCGTGGTGGAGATGATCCAGGCGTCCGGCAGCGGCCTTCATTTCAGCTCCGTTCAGGCCGTGGTGCTGCTGTTCGCCCCTCCGGCCACGCTTCTGGGCATGGTGTCGCCTTTCGCGGCCAGAATCCGCATGACGGACTGCTCCCGGGCTGGCAGTACGGTGGGCAGGCTCTACGCCCTGTCCACGGTGGGCAGCATCGTGGGCACCTTTGCCGGGGGGTTCTTCCTGATAGCCTTCTTCGGCAGCGCCATGATCCTTTTTCTCATGGCCTCGGTGCTGGCTCTGGCCTCCATTCTGTGCCACGTGGGCAAATGGCCCCTCAAGGCCGCCCTGGCCGGGGTGTTCGTGGCCTTGTACCTGGTGGCGGCGGCGGACGCGCGTTCCCTGGCCGCTTCCGGCGTCATCGATGTGGACACCCCTTACCAGAGGGTGCTGGTCTATCCCTCGCGCGATTTTACCTCCGGCCGGGCCATGCGGGCCTTGAGCACTGGGCCCGAGGGCGTGCAGGGGGGCGTCTATCCGGACGAGCCCAATGCCCTGGCCTTAAACTACACCCGCTACCTGCCCATGGCCTCCCATTTTTCTCCGGACATGCGCCGGGTGCTGGTGCTTGGCGGCGGCGCGTACGCCTTTCCAAAGTATGTGCTTTCAAAACATCCGTCGGCCACGCTCGACGTGGTGGAGATCGACCCCGGCATCACCGCCCTGGCCAAAGCCCATTTCTTCCTGCCGGACGACGCGCGCCAGCGCATCATTCATGAAGACGCCCGGACGTTTTTGAACGCCAATTCGAGCCGCTACGACGTGATCGTGGAGGACGTGTTCAATTCGGCGGCCTCCATTCCCTTTCATCTGGCCACGGTGGAGACCGTCAGGAAGATCGCGGACGCCCTGAAAGACGACGGCGTGCTCATCGTGAACACCATCGCCGCTCTTGAAGGGCCGAAATCCAGGCTTTACAAATCCTTCTTCGCCACCTACGCGTCCGTGTTCCCGCAGGTCCACGCCGTGCGGGCCTGGGGATCGAGCGCCGAAACCGATTTGCAGAACATCCTGCTTGTCTGTTTCAAGTCCTCCGCGCCCAGGCAGTGGACCAGCCCGGATGAATCCATGCAGACGAAACTGGACAGGCGCATACCGGCCCCCGACCTGGCCGGGG
The DNA window shown above is from Desulfovibrio sp. and carries:
- the prmC gene encoding peptide chain release factor N(5)-glutamine methyltransferase, yielding MTKQPTVRDILLKTETYLRDKQVDSPRLSAQVLLATGLGLDRVGLFLNMDRPLRPTELDLLRPLVARRGAGEPVAYITGEREFFSLAFEVTPDVLIPRPETEMIVEEALRRIPGESDLAFADLGTGSGCLAVTLATHLPTSRGVALDVSKGALAVAERNAVRHGVRDRLEFVEASFSGLPAKSGGYGLIVSNPPYVSEGEYGELSPEVAAHEPVSALVPGTTGLEAYPGIVEVAWRTLAPGGVLILEIGWKQGEAVKGFLESADFGFEAAAVLPDLAGHDRIVLGKKPE
- a CDS encoding fused MFS/spermidine synthase, which produces MLELVVFLCGAVVMVVELAATRVLAPFLGTSTVVWTSVIGVILAALSLGYWWGGRLADRHPSPKALSLVILLAAVFTGLIGFSRSFVVEMIQASGSGLHFSSVQAVVLLFAPPATLLGMVSPFAARIRMTDCSRAGSTVGRLYALSTVGSIVGTFAGGFFLIAFFGSAMILFLMASVLALASILCHVGKWPLKAALAGVFVALYLVAAADARSLAASGVIDVDTPYQRVLVYPSRDFTSGRAMRALSTGPEGVQGGVYPDEPNALALNYTRYLPMASHFSPDMRRVLVLGGGAYAFPKYVLSKHPSATLDVVEIDPGITALAKAHFFLPDDARQRIIHEDARTFLNANSSRYDVIVEDVFNSAASIPFHLATVETVRKIADALKDDGVLIVNTIAALEGPKSRLYKSFFATYASVFPQVHAVRAWGSSAETDLQNILLVCFKSSAPRQWTSPDESMQTKLDRRIPAPDLAGALVLTDDFAPVERYLTGW